The Prevotella sp. E9-3 genome has a window encoding:
- the nuoH gene encoding NADH-quinone oxidoreductase subunit NuoH, producing MFDFSIVTQWFDALLRETLGLGDFLSILIECVLVGVGILVGYALIAIVLIFMERKVCAYFQCRLGPMRVGFWGLLQVFADVLKMLIKEIFFVDKADKFLYIVAPLLVIIGSVGAFSFLPWNNGATVLDFNVGIFLLTAVSSIGVVGIFLAGWASNNKYSVVSAMRGAVQMISYEMSLCLCLITAVILTGTMQMSGIVEAQTGPFKWLICQGHIPALIAFFVFLIAGNAEANRGPFDMAEAESELTAGHHTEYSGMGFGFFYLAEFLNLFIIAGIAATVFLGGWAPLNVGIEAFDAVMNYIPGIVWFFGKAFALVWILMWIKWTFPRLRIDQILKLEWKYLMPLGLINLVLMTVVVALGLYIK from the coding sequence ATGTTCGACTTTTCTATAGTAACACAATGGTTCGACGCTCTTCTACGCGAAACTCTTGGCTTAGGAGATTTTCTGTCGATATTGATTGAGTGCGTGCTGGTAGGTGTAGGTATTCTTGTAGGATATGCATTGATAGCCATCGTACTGATTTTTATGGAGCGTAAGGTTTGCGCCTACTTCCAATGTCGTCTTGGCCCCATGCGTGTAGGCTTTTGGGGATTGTTGCAGGTGTTTGCCGATGTTTTGAAGATGCTTATAAAAGAAATCTTCTTTGTTGACAAAGCCGATAAGTTCCTTTATATTGTAGCCCCTCTGCTGGTTATAATAGGTTCTGTAGGTGCCTTCTCGTTCCTCCCTTGGAACAATGGTGCTACTGTGCTAGACTTTAATGTAGGCATTTTCCTCTTGACAGCAGTTTCATCTATTGGCGTGGTTGGCATTTTCCTTGCCGGATGGGCATCCAACAATAAGTATTCTGTAGTATCGGCCATGCGTGGTGCTGTTCAGATGATCTCCTATGAGATGTCACTCTGCCTTTGTTTGATTACAGCAGTCATTCTGACCGGAACAATGCAGATGAGTGGAATTGTTGAGGCTCAGACAGGTCCTTTCAAATGGCTTATCTGTCAGGGGCATATTCCTGCGTTGATTGCTTTCTTCGTGTTCCTTATTGCAGGAAATGCAGAAGCCAATCGTGGCCCGTTTGATATGGCTGAAGCAGAGAGCGAGCTTACCGCTGGTCATCATACTGAATATAGTGGTATGGGTTTTGGCTTTTTCTATTTGGCAGAATTCCTAAATCTGTTTATCATTGCAGGTATTGCCGCAACGGTATTCCTGGGTGGCTGGGCTCCCTTGAATGTGGGTATCGAAGCATTCGATGCTGTAATGAACTATATTCCTGGAATCGTTTGGTTCTTCGGAAAAGCTTTCGCTTTGGTATGGATTCTGATGTGGATAAAATGGACGTTCCCACGTCTTCGCATCGACCAGATTCTGAAATTGGAATGGAAGTATTTAATGCCGCTTGGTCTTATCAACCTGGTTCTTATGACTGTTGTTGTGGCTTTGGGGCTATATATTAAGTAA
- the mtgA gene encoding monofunctional biosynthetic peptidoglycan transglycosylase, with amino-acid sequence MKWIVVAFFASTILSVILFRFVPVWITPLMVIRVAEQIKEGKDVKLSHHWVALEDISPFMPVAVVASEDANFLHHHGFDFDAIQKAAKRNREHPEKRRLGASTISQQTAKNVFLWPGRSWLRKGFEAYFTILIELTWPKQRIMEVYLNSIEMGEGIYGADAVAHEHFGCSAAELSRSQCALIAATLPNPRRFSSLNPSGYMKKRQARIEREMRHVPAFPKRGEDVKNDK; translated from the coding sequence ATGAAATGGATCGTGGTGGCATTTTTTGCCTCCACGATTCTTTCTGTTATCCTTTTTCGCTTTGTGCCAGTTTGGATTACCCCTTTGATGGTAATCCGAGTGGCTGAACAAATCAAGGAAGGAAAGGATGTGAAATTAAGTCATCATTGGGTGGCGCTCGAAGATATTTCTCCTTTTATGCCTGTGGCTGTTGTCGCAAGTGAAGATGCGAATTTCTTACATCATCATGGTTTTGACTTTGACGCTATTCAAAAAGCTGCTAAGCGTAATAGGGAACATCCGGAAAAACGTAGGTTAGGTGCATCTACCATTTCTCAGCAAACTGCAAAGAATGTATTTCTATGGCCCGGCCGATCATGGTTGAGGAAAGGATTTGAGGCATATTTTACTATTCTGATAGAACTGACGTGGCCAAAACAGCGTATAATGGAGGTCTATCTGAATAGTATTGAAATGGGAGAAGGTATATATGGTGCAGATGCTGTAGCTCATGAACACTTCGGATGTTCAGCCGCTGAACTCAGTCGTAGTCAATGTGCATTGATTGCAGCAACATTGCCCAACCCACGACGTTTCAGTTCACTCAATCCGAGTGGGTACATGAAGAAACGACAAGCACGAATAGAACGTGAGATGAGACATGTTCCTGCCTTTCCTAAGCGTGGCGAAGATGTCAAGAATGATAAATAG
- a CDS encoding NADH-quinone oxidoreductase subunit C, with the protein MQNLKKKKHFDYLVTIIGEDFGAEEGLGCIYILENTETHERCSVKLLAQMQNDIPYIPSVIDIWKVADLLEREVYDFFGIVFLGHPDMRRLFLRSDFKGYPFRKDWQFNDKYTLEDDVEPDYGLEYYLDKDGVLQCKQNKLFTNDEYVINIGPQHPSTHGVLRLQTVLDGEVVKRVYPHLGYIHRGIEKMCESYTYPQTLALTDRLNYLSAMMHRHALVGVIEEGMGVELTDRIKYIRTIMDELQRIDSHLLYVGCCAQDMGALTAFLYSMRDREHVLNVMEETTGGRLIQNYYRIGGLQDDIDPNFVKNVKDLVKYLKPMIQEYVDVFGDNVITHNRFENVGPMSLDNCISYAVTGPAGRASGWKNDVRKNHPYDMYDKVEWEQITLTGCDTMDRYTCHILEMYQSLHIIEQLIDNIPEGDFYVKQKPIIKVPEGQWYFSVEGASGEFGVYLDSRGDKSPYRLKMRPMGLSLTGALDPMLRGQKIADLVATGAAIDFVIPDIDR; encoded by the coding sequence ATGCAGAACTTGAAAAAGAAAAAGCATTTCGATTATCTGGTAACTATTATTGGTGAAGACTTTGGCGCTGAAGAGGGACTTGGATGCATCTATATTCTTGAGAATACAGAGACCCACGAACGTTGCAGCGTGAAGTTGTTGGCCCAAATGCAGAACGATATTCCTTATATTCCTTCTGTTATTGATATATGGAAAGTAGCCGATTTGCTAGAACGCGAAGTTTATGATTTCTTCGGTATCGTGTTCTTAGGCCATCCCGATATGCGCCGTTTGTTCCTTCGTAGCGATTTTAAAGGTTATCCTTTCCGTAAGGACTGGCAGTTCAATGATAAATATACATTAGAAGATGACGTAGAGCCCGATTATGGATTGGAATACTATCTCGACAAAGATGGAGTACTCCAATGTAAGCAGAACAAATTGTTTACTAATGATGAGTACGTAATCAATATTGGTCCTCAGCATCCCTCTACTCATGGTGTTCTTCGACTGCAAACTGTACTCGATGGTGAGGTGGTTAAGCGCGTCTATCCTCATCTTGGCTATATCCATCGTGGTATTGAGAAGATGTGCGAGAGCTACACCTATCCTCAGACCCTTGCACTGACCGACCGTCTAAACTATCTGAGCGCCATGATGCATCGTCATGCGTTGGTTGGTGTGATAGAAGAAGGTATGGGCGTAGAACTCACCGACCGAATCAAGTACATCCGCACTATTATGGACGAGCTTCAGCGTATCGACTCGCACCTGCTTTATGTAGGCTGCTGTGCTCAAGATATGGGAGCGCTTACTGCATTCCTTTATTCTATGCGCGATCGTGAGCATGTGCTGAACGTTATGGAGGAAACTACTGGTGGACGCCTGATTCAGAACTATTATAGAATAGGTGGCCTGCAGGATGATATCGATCCTAACTTCGTCAAGAATGTGAAGGACTTGGTGAAATACCTGAAGCCAATGATTCAGGAATACGTTGATGTGTTTGGTGATAATGTGATTACCCACAACCGTTTCGAGAATGTTGGTCCCATGTCGCTCGACAATTGTATCTCTTATGCCGTTACCGGTCCTGCTGGTCGTGCTTCTGGCTGGAAGAATGACGTCCGCAAAAACCATCCTTATGATATGTATGATAAGGTGGAGTGGGAGCAGATTACACTGACCGGCTGTGATACAATGGATCGCTATACTTGTCATATTCTGGAAATGTATCAGAGTTTGCATATTATTGAGCAACTTATCGACAATATTCCTGAAGGTGATTTCTATGTAAAGCAGAAGCCCATTATCAAAGTACCGGAAGGCCAATGGTATTTCTCAGTAGAAGGTGCCAGCGGCGAGTTTGGTGTATATCTTGACTCGCGTGGTGACAAGAGCCCATATCGTCTGAAGATGCGCCCGATGGGTCTTTCTCTGACTGGCGCTCTTGATCCGATGCTGCGTGGTCAGAAGATTGCCGACCTTGTAGCTACGGGTGCTGCTATTGACTTTGTGATTCCTGATATCGACCGATAA
- the pflA gene encoding pyruvate formate-lyase-activating protein: MTSKGYIHSTESFGSVDGPGIRFLIFLQGCHMRCRYCHNPDTWRKGEAASLSTIKDLLDKAERYRSYWGTDGGITVSGGEALLQIDFLIELFEEAHRRNINTCLDTSAQPFTRSNPFFEKFERLMKSTDVVLLDIKHIDSERHQWLTGHPNENILDCARYLSDINKPVWIRHVLVPGINTDDDQLKRLRCFIETLRNVKKVEVLPYHTLGTFKWQQLGLEYSLKDTPTPTAEQIKHAEQILVQQ; the protein is encoded by the coding sequence ATGACTAGCAAAGGTTATATACATTCAACCGAATCCTTTGGCTCCGTTGACGGGCCAGGGATTCGGTTTTTGATTTTCCTACAAGGATGCCACATGCGTTGCCGATACTGCCACAATCCTGACACCTGGAGAAAAGGTGAAGCAGCATCACTATCGACTATTAAAGATCTTTTAGATAAAGCCGAGCGTTACCGAAGCTATTGGGGAACAGATGGGGGGATTACCGTAAGTGGAGGCGAAGCTCTTCTACAAATAGATTTTTTAATTGAACTGTTTGAAGAGGCTCATCGTCGCAATATTAACACATGTCTGGATACATCTGCCCAACCTTTCACACGTAGCAATCCATTCTTTGAGAAATTTGAGCGACTGATGAAAAGTACCGACGTAGTACTTTTAGACATCAAGCACATCGACTCAGAGCGTCACCAATGGTTGACTGGTCATCCTAATGAAAACATCCTTGATTGTGCCAGATATCTGAGTGATATCAATAAACCTGTTTGGATTCGCCACGTATTAGTACCTGGTATAAACACAGACGATGATCAACTGAAACGCTTGCGGTGTTTCATTGAGACGCTCAGAAACGTTAAGAAAGTTGAAGTATTGCCCTACCATACCTTAGGAACATTTAAGTGGCAGCAATTAGGATTGGAGTATTCACTTAAAGACACCCCGACCCCAACTGCTGAACAAATTAAACATGCTGAACAGATATTGGTTCAACAATAG
- a CDS encoding NADH-quinone oxidoreductase subunit A yields MNFTLLITVLLTAITLVVGAYVVAKLIGPRSYAKVKGEPYECGIPTHGTSWLPMSIGFYLFAILFLMFDVETVFLYPWAVVVKDFGAMALLSIGFFLLVLVLGLAYAWRKGALEWK; encoded by the coding sequence ATGAATTTCACATTGTTAATTACCGTCTTGCTGACGGCTATTACACTGGTGGTGGGAGCTTACGTAGTTGCTAAGCTGATAGGTCCCCGCTCGTATGCCAAGGTGAAAGGTGAACCCTATGAGTGTGGTATTCCTACTCATGGAACCTCTTGGCTTCCAATGAGCATCGGTTTCTATCTTTTCGCCATCCTCTTCCTCATGTTCGATGTAGAAACAGTGTTTCTTTATCCATGGGCAGTAGTAGTGAAGGACTTTGGTGCAATGGCTTTGCTCAGCATCGGATTCTTCTTGTTAGTATTAGTGCTGGGTCTCGCTTATGCCTGGCGGAAAGGAGCGTTGGAATGGAAATAA
- a CDS encoding NADH-quinone oxidoreductase subunit B, with the protein MEIRNPKIKSIPYEEWNDNETLNKLVDELQEGGTNVVVGSLDKLINWGRANSLWSLTFATSCCGIEFMACGCSRYDFARFGFEVTRNSPRQADLIMCAGTITHKMAPALKRLYDEMAEPKYVIAVGGCAISGGPFKSSYHVVKGIEEIVPVDVFIPGCPPRPEAIMYGMMQLQRKVKIEKFFGGANHKQNAAEKELGVSNEELTFRNKLGDHRREPIVVTSVPKEFEEELKAEQQLILNSQQSTKDKEEQA; encoded by the coding sequence ATGGAAATAAGAAATCCTAAAATCAAGTCTATTCCATACGAAGAATGGAATGACAACGAAACGCTTAATAAACTGGTTGATGAACTACAGGAGGGCGGCACCAATGTTGTGGTTGGATCTCTTGACAAACTCATTAACTGGGGACGTGCAAACTCGCTTTGGTCGTTAACTTTTGCAACCTCATGCTGTGGTATTGAATTCATGGCGTGTGGTTGTTCTCGTTATGACTTTGCCCGTTTCGGCTTTGAAGTTACCCGTAACTCTCCACGTCAGGCCGATTTGATTATGTGTGCTGGAACAATCACCCATAAGATGGCGCCTGCCTTGAAACGTCTTTATGACGAAATGGCTGAGCCTAAATATGTGATTGCAGTTGGAGGATGTGCTATTAGCGGTGGTCCTTTTAAATCGAGTTATCATGTGGTGAAAGGAATCGAGGAAATTGTTCCTGTTGATGTTTTTATTCCAGGATGTCCTCCACGTCCAGAAGCTATTATGTATGGCATGATGCAGTTGCAGCGTAAAGTTAAAATTGAAAAATTCTTTGGTGGAGCAAACCACAAGCAGAATGCTGCTGAGAAAGAGCTGGGCGTATCTAACGAGGAATTGACCTTCCGTAATAAATTGGGCGATCACCGTCGTGAGCCTATTGTTGTGACCAGTGTCCCTAAAGAATTTGAAGAAGAACTTAAGGCTGAACAACAGTTAATTCTAAACTCTCAACAGTCAACTAAAGATAAGGAGGAACAAGCATGA
- a CDS encoding ZIP family metal transporter, whose product MTLIVGLLIPLLGTMIGAAFVFLMKDEMSLRLQKALLGFASGVMVAASVWSLLIPSIEMELEAGKLAVIPAAIGFLLGMFFLLILDEVTPHLHVGTDKPEGLRSHLSRTAMLALAVTIHNLPEGMAVGAVFAGAEESAVGLSLASALAVSVGIAIQNIPEGAIISMPMRAAGNSKWRSFFLGSLSGAVEPIGGLAVVLLASLMTPAMPYLLAFAAGAMLYVVIEELIPEASEGEHSNIGTIGFAIGFVLMMVLDVVLG is encoded by the coding sequence ATGACTTTGATTGTTGGACTTTTGATTCCTTTGTTAGGAACTATGATAGGAGCGGCTTTTGTCTTTCTGATGAAGGATGAAATGTCTCTTCGTTTGCAGAAAGCTTTATTAGGGTTTGCTTCAGGTGTGATGGTCGCAGCATCTGTTTGGTCGTTGCTAATTCCAAGTATTGAAATGGAATTGGAGGCGGGGAAACTGGCAGTCATACCTGCTGCAATAGGTTTCTTACTTGGCATGTTCTTCTTGCTGATTTTGGATGAAGTAACACCCCATTTGCATGTAGGTACAGACAAACCTGAGGGACTTCGGTCTCATCTTTCCCGAACGGCTATGCTTGCCTTGGCTGTCACTATCCATAACTTGCCGGAAGGAATGGCAGTGGGAGCTGTCTTTGCTGGTGCCGAAGAAAGTGCTGTCGGATTGTCTTTGGCAAGTGCTTTGGCTGTTAGCGTTGGTATTGCAATACAGAATATTCCGGAAGGGGCAATCATCTCAATGCCGATGCGGGCTGCCGGCAACTCCAAATGGCGTTCTTTCTTTTTAGGAAGCCTCAGTGGAGCTGTAGAACCCATTGGTGGTCTTGCCGTTGTGTTATTAGCTTCTTTGATGACACCCGCTATGCCTTATTTGCTGGCTTTTGCAGCTGGCGCTATGTTGTATGTGGTTATTGAAGAACTCATTCCCGAAGCTTCAGAAGGCGAGCATAGCAACATCGGTACAATCGGTTTTGCCATTGGATTTGTGCTCATGATGGTGCTCGACGTTGTACTTGGTTAA
- a CDS encoding DEAD/DEAH box helicase produces MKNEDILQKLGIAELNAMQQEAYEAILRTRNDVLILSPTGSGKTLAYMLPLVQLLNADSVEVQALVVVPGRELAWQSDHVLKSMGSGLRSQSCYGGRAAMDEHRLLRKNRPQLVFGTPGRLNDHLSKGNINAGNIRFLVIDEFDKCLEMGFHDEMQRLLQQLPSLQRRILLSATDAEQIPHFVEMQRTSRLGYLDTEEPVPDRVEVYQVACPQKDKLDTLYQLLLQLGNTQSIVFLNYRDSVERVSDFLRKKEIVVSSFHGGLEQRQREDALYQFANGSATVLVSTDLASRGLDIPKLDNVIHYHLPLNEEALIHRVGRTARWDEMGRTFFLVGPDEKMPDFRNEKGTEGNLQSQLWEINSDSSADIPIPLMATIYIGKGKKDKISKGDIVGFLCKIGGLKPSEIGRIDVNDRYAYVAISRSSLKSVLAKVKGQKLKGLKTIVEPISVQHV; encoded by the coding sequence ATGAAGAACGAAGATATACTACAGAAATTGGGCATTGCCGAGTTGAATGCTATGCAGCAAGAGGCTTATGAAGCTATTTTGCGAACACGTAATGATGTGCTGATTCTTTCTCCTACAGGTTCTGGCAAAACATTGGCTTATATGTTGCCTTTGGTTCAATTGCTCAATGCTGATAGTGTTGAGGTACAGGCGTTAGTTGTGGTACCTGGTCGAGAATTGGCTTGGCAGAGTGACCATGTATTAAAGTCGATGGGAAGCGGTTTGCGTTCACAGAGTTGTTATGGTGGTCGTGCGGCAATGGATGAACATCGGCTTTTAAGGAAGAATCGTCCACAGTTGGTTTTTGGAACTCCGGGACGATTGAACGACCATCTTTCAAAAGGCAATATTAATGCAGGAAACATAAGGTTTCTCGTTATTGACGAATTCGATAAATGTTTAGAGATGGGATTTCATGACGAGATGCAGCGTTTGCTCCAACAGTTACCTTCTTTGCAAAGACGCATATTATTATCGGCTACTGATGCTGAGCAAATTCCTCATTTCGTTGAAATGCAACGTACTTCCCGTTTAGGGTATCTGGATACTGAGGAACCTGTGCCTGACCGCGTTGAAGTCTATCAAGTTGCCTGTCCTCAAAAAGATAAACTTGATACACTTTATCAGTTACTTCTACAGTTGGGCAATACTCAGAGTATAGTATTCCTCAATTATCGAGATTCCGTAGAACGAGTTAGTGACTTCTTGCGCAAAAAAGAAATTGTAGTCAGCAGCTTTCACGGCGGGTTAGAGCAACGGCAACGTGAGGATGCGTTATATCAATTTGCTAACGGTTCGGCTACAGTTCTTGTTTCTACCGATTTGGCTTCTCGCGGCCTAGATATTCCCAAACTTGATAATGTTATACACTATCATCTTCCGCTTAATGAAGAAGCGCTTATTCATAGGGTTGGACGTACTGCTCGTTGGGATGAAATGGGACGCACTTTCTTTCTTGTGGGGCCTGATGAGAAGATGCCTGATTTCAGAAATGAAAAAGGGACCGAAGGAAATCTTCAGTCCCAGTTATGGGAAATCAATTCTGACTCTTCTGCCGATATTCCTATACCTTTAATGGCTACCATTTATATTGGTAAGGGGAAGAAAGATAAAATATCGAAAGGTGATATCGTAGGCTTTCTCTGCAAGATAGGTGGATTAAAGCCTTCTGAAATAGGTCGTATTGATGTGAACGACCGTTATGCTTATGTTGCCATATCTCGCTCTTCACTCAAGAGTGTTCTGGCTAAAGTTAAAGGGCAGAAGTTAAAAGGACTCAAAACTATTGTTGAACCAATATCTGTTCAGCATGTTTAA
- a CDS encoding OmpA family protein: protein MKKFKVVILTLCAGIVMAGCSNMAKGTAIGAAGGAVLGAVVGKIAGNTAVGAAVGTAVGAGAGALIGKKMDKVKAQAQAVQNAQVESVTDANGLQAVKVTFDSGILFTTGSATLSQTAKNSLSNFANVLKQNTDCDVAIQGYTDNAGWKNSTAEQSAAKNQQLSEQRAQAVTSYLQSVGVSASQIRSTTGYGEANPVADNSTAAGKAQNRRVEVYMYASQAMIQAAEAGTLK, encoded by the coding sequence ATGAAGAAGTTTAAAGTAGTAATCCTGACACTTTGTGCAGGAATTGTGATGGCTGGTTGCAGCAACATGGCAAAAGGAACAGCTATTGGTGCTGCTGGTGGTGCTGTACTTGGTGCTGTTGTTGGTAAGATTGCTGGCAATACTGCAGTAGGTGCTGCTGTAGGTACAGCTGTTGGTGCTGGCGCTGGTGCTTTGATCGGTAAGAAAATGGACAAGGTGAAGGCTCAAGCTCAGGCAGTTCAGAATGCACAAGTTGAGTCAGTTACTGACGCAAATGGTCTTCAGGCTGTGAAGGTTACTTTTGATTCGGGTATCCTGTTTACTACTGGTAGCGCTACCTTGAGTCAGACCGCTAAGAATTCACTGTCTAATTTCGCTAACGTGTTGAAGCAGAACACCGATTGCGATGTAGCCATTCAGGGTTATACTGACAATGCTGGTTGGAAAAATAGCACAGCTGAGCAGAGTGCTGCTAAGAATCAGCAGCTTTCAGAACAGCGTGCACAGGCTGTTACCTCTTATCTTCAGTCTGTTGGCGTGAGCGCTTCTCAGATTCGTTCTACCACAGGTTATGGCGAGGCTAACCCTGTTGCTGATAACTCTACTGCTGCAGGTAAGGCTCAGAACCGTCGCGTTGAGGTTTACATGTATGCTAGCCAGGCCATGATTCAGGCTGCTGAGGCTGGTACACTGAAGTAA
- the pflB gene encoding formate C-acetyltransferase, translating into MRKEWRGFKGTKWTEEVNLRDFIQNNYTAYDGDESFLAAPTEATNELWGRLQELQKEERSKGGVLDMETEIVSSMTAYGPGYIDENKKDLEKVVGLQTDKPLKRAFMPFGGIKMAEQACTNYGYQPSEKLHEIFTKYCKTHNEGVFDAYTEEMKHVRHNHILTGLPDTYGRGRIVGDYRRVALYGIDYIIAEKEADKRNCGAGVMSDDIIRQREEISMQIKALKEMKAMAQIYGFDISQPANNAREAVQWLYFGYLAAIKTQNGAAMSVGRVSTFLDIYIQRDLEEGTLTENEAQELIDHLVMKFRMVKFARIPSYNELFSGDPVWATLEVGGMGMDGRHMVTKNDYRFLHTLENMGPSPEPNLTVLYSPRLTDNFKKYAAMISVKTSSIQYENDEVMRPVWGDDYSICCCVSATQTGKEMQFFGARANLAKCFLYACNGGVDAKTREQVAPGFRPIKDEYLTWEELEPRFDQAMDWLAGVYVNTLNLIHYMHDKYFYEAAEMALIDTNVRRTFATGIAGFSHVVDSISAVKYAKVKMIRDEEGFNVDYVAEGDFPRYGNDDDRADEIAVWLLKTFVKKIRKHATYRNATPTCSILTITSNVVYGKYTGNLPDGRRAGTPLSPGANPSYGAEKNGLLASLNSVAKLPYEYALDGISNTQTISPNTLGHNDDERATTLVRVMDGYFSRGAHHLNVNVFGVDKLRDAMEHPEKPEYANFTIRVSGYAVKFIDLTREQQEDVIARQSHERL; encoded by the coding sequence ATGCGTAAAGAATGGCGTGGGTTCAAAGGAACCAAATGGACTGAAGAAGTCAACCTAAGAGATTTTATTCAGAATAACTACACAGCTTACGATGGTGACGAATCGTTCCTTGCTGCTCCAACAGAAGCAACAAACGAACTATGGGGACGTCTTCAGGAACTCCAGAAAGAAGAGCGTTCAAAGGGTGGCGTGCTTGACATGGAAACCGAGATTGTGTCAAGTATGACTGCTTATGGTCCTGGATATATCGATGAAAACAAGAAGGACCTGGAAAAAGTTGTAGGTTTGCAGACAGACAAACCTCTGAAACGCGCTTTCATGCCTTTCGGTGGAATTAAGATGGCTGAGCAGGCTTGCACCAACTACGGTTACCAGCCCTCAGAAAAACTGCACGAGATCTTCACAAAGTATTGCAAGACTCACAACGAAGGTGTGTTCGATGCATATACCGAAGAAATGAAGCACGTGCGTCACAACCACATTCTGACAGGTCTGCCCGATACTTATGGACGTGGCCGTATCGTAGGTGACTATCGTCGTGTGGCTCTTTATGGTATCGACTATATTATTGCTGAGAAGGAAGCCGACAAGCGCAACTGCGGCGCTGGCGTGATGAGCGATGACATCATTCGTCAGCGTGAGGAAATCTCTATGCAGATAAAAGCTCTGAAAGAGATGAAGGCTATGGCTCAGATTTACGGTTTTGACATTTCACAGCCTGCTAACAACGCGCGTGAGGCTGTACAGTGGCTCTACTTCGGCTACCTGGCTGCCATTAAGACTCAGAATGGTGCTGCGATGTCAGTAGGTCGTGTATCTACTTTCCTCGATATTTACATCCAGCGTGACTTAGAAGAGGGAACTCTGACTGAGAATGAGGCACAGGAGCTGATTGACCACTTGGTAATGAAATTCCGTATGGTGAAGTTCGCACGTATTCCTTCTTATAACGAGCTTTTCTCTGGTGACCCCGTATGGGCTACACTGGAAGTTGGCGGTATGGGCATGGACGGCCGTCATATGGTAACCAAGAACGACTATCGTTTCCTCCATACTTTGGAGAATATGGGTCCTTCACCCGAACCAAACCTCACCGTGCTGTACTCTCCCCGTCTGACAGACAACTTCAAGAAGTATGCTGCCATGATTTCGGTAAAAACCAGTTCTATTCAGTACGAGAACGACGAGGTGATGCGTCCTGTATGGGGCGACGACTATAGCATCTGCTGCTGCGTAAGTGCTACACAGACAGGTAAGGAGATGCAGTTCTTTGGTGCACGTGCTAACCTGGCTAAGTGCTTCCTCTATGCTTGTAACGGTGGCGTGGACGCTAAGACCCGCGAGCAGGTTGCTCCAGGTTTCCGTCCTATTAAGGATGAGTATCTGACATGGGAAGAATTGGAGCCTCGCTTCGATCAGGCTATGGACTGGTTGGCCGGTGTTTATGTAAACACCCTGAACCTCATCCACTACATGCACGATAAGTACTTCTACGAGGCAGCCGAGATGGCCTTGATTGATACTAACGTACGTCGTACCTTCGCTACGGGCATCGCTGGCTTCTCTCACGTGGTTGACTCAATCTCTGCTGTGAAGTATGCTAAGGTGAAGATGATCCGCGACGAAGAAGGCTTCAACGTTGACTATGTGGCTGAGGGCGACTTCCCCCGCTATGGTAACGATGACGACCGCGCTGACGAGATTGCAGTATGGTTGCTGAAGACCTTCGTTAAGAAGATCCGTAAGCATGCTACCTATCGTAACGCTACTCCTACCTGCTCTATCCTGACCATCACTTCTAACGTGGTTTACGGTAAGTACACTGGCAACCTGCCCGATGGTCGTCGTGCTGGTACTCCTCTGTCACCTGGTGCTAACCCCAGCTACGGTGCTGAGAAGAATGGTTTGCTGGCTTCGCTGAACTCTGTTGCTAAGCTGCCATACGAGTACGCACTCGATGGTATCTCTAACACACAGACCATCAGTCCCAACACATTGGGTCACAATGATGATGAGCGCGCCACGACACTGGTTCGCGTGATGGACGGCTACTTCAGCCGTGGTGCTCACCACCTGAATGTAAACGTTTTTGGCGTTGACAAACTTCGCGATGCTATGGAACATCCCGAGAAGCCTGAGTACGCAAACTTCACCATCCGTGTTTCTGGTTACGCTGTGAAGTTCATCGACCTGACTCGTGAGCAGCAGGAAGACGTAATCGCACGTCAGTCACACGAAAGACTGTAA